Proteins from a genomic interval of Benincasa hispida cultivar B227 chromosome 7, ASM972705v1, whole genome shotgun sequence:
- the LOC120081210 gene encoding NADPH-dependent pterin aldehyde reductase-like, producing the protein MEEASESKKILISGVSQGLGRALALELARRGHTIIGCSRNQTKLDLLQPILSTISPHNHLLLNVDVRSDDKVKEMLHTIVEKIGVPDIIVNNAAMINVNAKIWEISREEFDDVIDTNIKGTANVLRHFIPLLLPKNKGIIVNISSIFGRIGAGLVSPYCSSKWGIEGLSKSIANELPNGMTIVALDPGIIHTEMLLSRLGNIASQYQSPEQWALKAATMILNLTNVENGASLTVEDPGTLPM; encoded by the exons ATGGAAGAAGCAAGTGAAAGCAAGAAGATTTTAATAAGTGGCGTAAGCCAAGGCTTAGGAAGAGCCTTGGCATTGGAATTGGCTAGGCGTGGCCACACTATCATAGGCTGTTCTCGCAATCAAACCAAGTTGGATTTACTTCAACCAATTCTCTCCACCATCTCTCCACATAACCACTTACTCCTTAATGTTGATGTG aggtCGGATGATAAAGTTAAAGAGATGCTACATACAATCGTGGAGAAAATTGGAGTTCCCGATATTATTG TAAACAATGCTGCAATGATCAATGTGAATGCAAAGATTTgggagattagtagagaagagtTTGATGATGTGATTGACACAAATATAAAAGGAACAGCTAATGTATTGCGTCATTTCATTCCTCTTTTGCTTCCAAAAAACAAAGGCATTATTGTCAACATAAGTTCTATATTTGGAAGGATAGGAGCTGGCCTG GTTTCACCCTATTGTAGTTCAAAGTGGGGAATTGAAGGTTTAAGCAAATCAATAGCAAATGAATTGCCAAATGGAATGACAATTGTTGCATTGGATCCTGGGATTATACATACAGAAATGCTTTTGTCCAGGTTGGGCAATATTGCTTCTCAATACCAATCTCCCGAACAATG GGCTTTGAAGGCAGCTACGATGATTCTGAATCTTACAAATGTGGAAAACGGTGCATCTCTCACTGTGGAGGACCCAGGAACTCTTCCAATGTAG
- the LOC120081643 gene encoding uncharacterized protein LOC120081643 codes for MDRLCEKFKFKQYKSSIYNTATNGLAEAFNKTLCNLLKKIVSKSKRDWQENIGEALWAYRTTHRTPTGVTPYSLVYGVEAVLPLEREIPSLRMAVQEGLTMEDNAKLRLQELEALDEKRLEAQKRWNVTRHKCLKLSINM; via the coding sequence ATGGACAGGTTGTgtgaaaaatttaaattcaagcAGTACAAGTCATCCATATATAACACCGCCACAAATGGGTTGGCTGAGGCATTTAATAAGACATTGTGTAACCTGCTGAAGAAAATTGTCTCCAAGTCGAAGAGAGATTGGCAGGAGAATATCGGTGAAGCGTTGTGGGCTTATCGCACCACTCACCGTACCCCTACAGGAGTCACCCCATACTCTCTCGTTTATGGGGTAGAAGCTGTCCTtcctttggaaagagaaattccATCGCTGAGAATGGCAGTGCAAGAAGGGCTGACTATGGAAGACAACGCCAAACTGCGACTCCAAGAGTTGGAAGCATTGGATGAAAAACGGTTAGAAGCTCAGAAGCGCTGGAATGTTACCAGGCACAAATGTCTAAAGCTTTCGATAAACATGTAA